AGAAGCAGTCAGAATCAAAAGTCCATGCTTGGAGAGGATAAGAACATAAACCACCAAGATCCTGTTATTAACTCTGCAAATCCATTAGACTAATCTTGACTTGAATTTTCTCCAGAGCTCTCAAACCAGAAACACCAGCCTAAGTCTGACAAAACTGAGATTGTAAcgtaaaaaaaatgctaaagagaAATTGAAAGTATTTATGCAGGTAATTCAAACTCATTTTAATACCTGTGTTGTACTTGCGTAGTCCCTGCTCATTTTGTACCGGTagcatttaagaaattttattttatatttataaaaacgATGGTTTCAACAATGGCTGTGTAATCTAACCGGTTTTGTGATATATCTGGAAATCGATAAACGTGTTGGGTTAGGAATATTAAATGGCATAACGCAGATAATCGCTTGGCAAAGTGTCTAGCATACAGTTAAGCCCTAACACTACTTAACTCCTTTGTGTCAAACACCTCCAGTCAGGTGAAGTGACATGCCAGAGGTCTCACATTTCGTGTTAGACAGAACACTTAGAAACCCAGACTTTTCCTCTAAGGAGATTGAGAGTTGAGATATTTAGGCTAATCTCCTAAAACgactaagaggggaaaaaagttggCCTCGCATAAAACCACGGTTTTCGCTGCAAAAGACGACCGAGGGAAACTCCCGCCATCTTTTCCCCTCCTGAGGCAGGtaggaactacatttcccagcggCCCTCACACTTCTTCCGGTACGGCGCACAGGCGCTGCTTTCAGACCACCCCCTTTTACGTCAGTTCTCGCGAAAGCTCCCACGGCTCAGGCCGAGTTCCTCAACATGGGTTCTTTCCTTTCCCAGCCTTCTGAACCCGCCAAGGTCGTTGTGCCTCCTGAGGCCGCCTCCGCCAAGCCCGCGCCCATCACAGCATCCCGAGAGCCGACCTCTCCAGCGCAAGACTCTCCATTTAAAAGCTGCTGGAGTTGTCGCGTGCTTTCCGGGTCGGGGCTGATAGGGGCGGGCGGGTACGTGTACTGGGTCGCGAGGAAGCCCTTGAAGCTGGGATACTCCCCGAGTCCAGGGACTATTGCGCAGATGGTCTTCGGCATCAGTGAGAGTCTGGGCACTACCCTTGGGCATGGGGAGTGGGGGCAGAGAGGCTTACCCACGCGGGCGCCCGGGTTGGTCACGTGGGGGGAGACAAGTTCCTCACCCCCCAGTAAGATGCGGAGCGGGAAGAAGTTAttgagatgttttcttttttttttcttcttaaatcacAGTAACTTTTAAGAACTCTTTCTAGcctcaatatttttaatgctaACAAGAGCTATTAGAGATGGTATGCGTATAGATGTCCATTTTCTTAttgaagaaaccaaggcacagagaagtaagaaatatgttcaaagaagGGACACCCAGGTGTGACACACCTAGCCCTTGATCCCAGGTTTATCCATCAACAAAACCCATGCTTCGTTTCTAGATTGTGAAAAAAAGCCTGAGGGCACTTGACCTTGGAATCAAAGCCACATACTAGGTCTTTCCCTGGGTATTGTGGCCCATGGTCCTTATTTGTAGTAAGATCCAGTGACTGTCAAAATGTCTTCCAGTAAAGTGTAGTGATTCTTGTAGGTGATCATACCAAGAGAATGAATAGAATTTTGGGTTTGCAGATCTCTTAACTACTTGGACAGATAAATTACCTTTTAGTCCCTTTCTTGCTTTGGGgaaatgaaaggattttttttctcgaTTTTCCtcttatataagaaaaatataatggtaattgcttgcttttttttttttttttttaatggctgcattctcagcatatggaaattcctgggctagggattgaatccgagcctcagccTTACATACTCCATAGCTGCAGTAACataggatcctttaactcactgtgctgggctggtgattgaacccaggcctctgcagcaacttgagctgaTACAGTTGGattattcttaacccactgtgccacagcaggtatTCCATATAATGGTAATTGTATCTTCAAGGAATATTGTGAAGGTTAAGTAAGTTGACATATAAAAACACTTGGTAAACGGAAATGCAACATAACTTATAAAgtactgttgttttttttccctaggcaTTGCTTGTTGGGGTGTAATCATCCTGTCAGACCCCAAAGGGAAGGCCTTCCGTGCTGGTTGAAGATACTACCGGTGTATTTGTCATCTCTGTGTGTCATCATGACACACAGAGCAAGCATGGCTCTTATGGATGTTCTGGACAGACACATGGACATTGACAGACTTCAATCCAGCATGTATTGCAAGACTGAAAGGACAAACATGAGTTGTCATTCAAGGGCCATGAATGTTTGTGGCTTTCTTTTCAGGTTCCATAGGGACCAATAAATCCctcagagaagagaggaagttTTGTGTCTTAtctgggaaggagaggaaatgatAAACCAAATGATAAAGTGAGCTAAACTTTTTTCAGTACTTCTTTTTACTTCTCCCATAATTAGGTCAATACTTACTATCAACCTAATCCTAAACAAGCATCATGCAGAAGTACATAAAACTTCTACCTGTGTACTGCTCATACTTTGCAAGGAGTTGTCCCGTCTATCACCTTATGGAGTTTCCTAGCTTATCAGGTGTTTTATTGCTGGTAAGTGAATCTTCAAAAACAGAATccgggagtttctgtcatggcgcagtggaaatgaatctgactaggaaccatgaggttgcgggttcaatccctggcctttctcagtgggttaaggatccagcgttgccttgagctgtggtgtaggttgcagacacgctcggatctagcattgctgtggctgtggtgtaggctggtagctgtagctccaattagacccctagcctggaaacctccatatgccacaggtggggccctaaaaggacaaaagacaaaaaacaaacaaacaaaccataatcctagtgatttgcccaaggtcatttgGCAAGTCACTGATGGAATTAGGACTTGTTCTTATCTTTCAGAATTAGAATTGTTCCTAAGAAGCAAGAATTAATAACCTTTATGAAACATTtagataatcataaa
The nucleotide sequence above comes from Phacochoerus africanus isolate WHEZ1 chromosome 2, ROS_Pafr_v1, whole genome shotgun sequence. Encoded proteins:
- the DMAC1 gene encoding distal membrane-arm assembly complex protein 1 — encoded protein: MGSFLSQPSEPAKVVVPPEAASAKPAPITASREPTSPAQDSPFKSCWSCRVLSGSGLIGAGGYVYWVARKPLKLGYSPSPGTIAQMVFGISIACWGVIILSDPKGKAFRAG